GGCCTCGGGGACGGTGCCGGTGGCGCCGCCGTCGAGGAGCTCGTAGAAGCGGCTGAAGACGTCGATCGCGGTGGGGTGGACGCCGGCGTCGGCCATCTTGCGCTGGGAGTGGGTGAGGCCCTGGCTGCTCATGGTGTCGATGCTAGGTCTGGGGGCTCTCTCGTGCTGGGCGGGGTGGTGGGGCGTCGGTCACGTCGGTGGTCACTCGAAGCGTGAGGGGTCGCCTGCGCCGACGCGGACGATCTCGGCGGCGCCGGAGGAGAGGTCGACGACGGTGGTGGGCTCGGTGCCGCACTCTCCGGAGTCGACGACGGCGTCGACCTGGTGGTCGAGGGCTTCCTTGATCTCCCACCCGTGGGTCATGGGCTCGTCCTCGCCGGGCAGGAGGAGCGTGCTGGAGAGCAGGGGTTCGCCGAGGGCGCGCAGGATGGCCTGGGTGACGGCGTGGTCGGGGATGCGGACGCCGACGGTCTTCTTCTTGGGGTGGGCGAGGCGGCGGGGCACCTCGGCGGTCGCGGGCAGGATGAAGGTGTAGCTGCCGGGCGTGGAGGCCTTGATGGCGCGGAAGGCCGCGTTGTCGATCTTGACGAGCTGGCCGAGCTGGGC
This region of Oerskovia jenensis genomic DNA includes:
- a CDS encoding L-threonylcarbamoyladenylate synthase, producing the protein MAKYFDVHPVDPQPRAIDQIVSLLRDDALIAYPTDSCYALGARIDSHSATQRIRDIRHLGDKHHFTLVCADFAQLGQLVKIDNAAFRAIKASTPGSYTFILPATAEVPRRLAHPKKKTVGVRIPDHAVTQAILRALGEPLLSSTLLLPGEDEPMTHGWEIKEALDHQVDAVVDSGECGTEPTTVVDLSSGAAEIVRVGAGDPSRFE